The following are encoded in a window of Vicugna pacos chromosome 2, VicPac4, whole genome shotgun sequence genomic DNA:
- the NPY2R gene encoding neuropeptide Y receptor type 2, with translation MGPLGAEADENQTVEEMKVEQSGPGHTTPRGELAPDSEPELIDSTKLIEVQIVLILAYCSIILLGVIGNSLVIHVVIKFKSMRTVTNFFIANLAVADLLVNTLCLPFTLTYTLMGEWKMGPVLCHLVPYAQGLAVQVSTITLTVIALDRHRCIVYHLESKISKRISFLIIGLAWGVSALLASPLAIFREYSLIEIIPDFEIVACTEKWPGEDKSVYGTVYSLSSLLILYVLPLGIISFSYTRIWSKLRNHVSPGAANDHYHQRRQKTTKMLVCVVVVFAVSWLPLHAFQLAVDIDNQVLDLKEYKLIFTVFHIIAMCSTFANPLLYGWMNSNYRKAFLSAFRCQQRMDAIHSEVSVTFKAKKNLEVTKNNGPSDSFTEATNV, from the coding sequence ATGGGCCCATTAGGTGCAGAGGCTGATGAGAACCAGACGGTGGAAGAAATGAAGGTGGAGCAGTCTGGTCCAGGGCACACCACTCCTAGAGGTGAGCTGGCCCCCGACTCTGAGCCCGAGCTCATAGACAGCACCAAGCTGATCGAGGTACAGATCGTTCTTATATTGGCCTATTGCTCCATCATCTTGCTTGGGGTGATTGGCAATTCCTTGGTGATCCACGTGGTGATCAAATTCAAGAGCATGCGCACAGTAACCAACTTTTTTATCGCCAACCTGGCTGTGGCCGATCTTCTGGTGAATACCCTCTGCCTGCCATTTACGCTTACCTACACCTTAATGGGGGAGTGGAAAATGGGTCCTGTCCTGTGCCACTTGGTGCCCTATGCCCAGGGCCTGGCGGTACAAGTGTCCACCATCACCTTGACGGTAATTGCCCTGGACAGGCATCGTTGCATCGTCTACCACCTGGAGAGCAAGATCTCCAAGCGAATCAGCTTCTTGATTATTGGCCTGGCTTGGGGCGTCAGTGCCTTGCTAGCAAGCCCCCTGGCCATCTTCCGGGAGTACTCACTGATTGAGATCATTCCTGACTTTGAGATTGTGGCCTGCACGGAGAAGTGGCCTGGTGAGGACAAGAGCGTCTATGGCACTGTCTACAGTCTCTCCTCCTTATTGATTCTGTATGTCCTACCTCTGGGCATCATCTCTTTCTCCTACACTCGTATCTGGAGTAAACTTAGGAACCATGTCAGCCCTGGAGCTGCCAATGACCACTATCATCAGCGGAGGCAAAAAACCACCAAAATGctggtgtgtgtggtggtggtgtttgCGGTCAGCTGGTTGCCTCTCCATGCTTTCCAACTTGCTGTGGACATTGACAACCAAGTCCTGGACCTGAAGGAGTACAAACTTATCTTCACCGTGTTCCACATCATCGCCATGTGCTCCACCTTTGCCAACCCTCTTCTCTATGGCTGGATGAACAGCAACTACAGAAAGGCTTTCCTCTCAGCCTTCCGCTGTCAGCAAAGGATGGACGCCATTCACTCCGAGGTGTCCGTGACGTTCAAGGCTAAAAAGAATCTGGAAGTCACAAAGAACAATGGCCCCAGTGACTCTTTCACAGAGGCTACCAACGTTTAA